One region of Agelaius phoeniceus isolate bAgePho1 chromosome 12, bAgePho1.hap1, whole genome shotgun sequence genomic DNA includes:
- the TMEM170A gene encoding transmembrane protein 170A, which yields MDGGEAGGGGGGLLQQILSLRLVPRVGNGTTTYSSPLSTFPEMWYGVFLWAVVSSLAFHVPAALLALFTLRHHKYGRFMSVSVLLMGIVGPITAGTLTSAAIAGVYRAAGKKMIPFEALIFGVGQTFCVVVVSFLRILATL from the exons ATGGACGGCGGCGAAGCGGGCGGCGGTGGCggggggctcctgcagcagatTCTCAGCCTTCGCCTCGTGCCCCGCGTGGGCAATGGCACCACCACCTACTCCAGTCCGCTCTCTACCTTCCCAG AGATGTGGTACGGCGTCTTCCTGTGGGCAGTCGTCTCCTCCCTTGCCTTCCACGTCCCGGCCGCGCTGCTTGCCCTCTTCACGCTCCGGCACCACAAGTACGGCAGGTTCATGTCCGTGAGCGTGCTGCTGATGGGCATCGTGGGACCCATCACCGCCGGCACCCTCACAA GTGCTGCCATTGCTGGAGTTTACAGAGCTGCGGGGAAAAAAATGATTCCCTTTGAAGCCCTCATTTTTGGCGTGGGCCAGACGTTCTGTGTGGTGGTGGTTTCCTTCCTGCGCATTCTGGCCACTCTGTAG